The following proteins come from a genomic window of Aequorivita marisscotiae:
- a CDS encoding translation initiation factor, producing MNSLEDQLKNLFPDHEPSEVPVEKKEPSIWLQDEPLLCKYEKRKGKPITIIEGYNGADHDFKILSKEIKQLLSVGGSFKNEQIIIQGDYRDKIMKFLKDKGFKVKRVGG from the coding sequence TTGAATTCTTTAGAAGACCAATTAAAAAATCTTTTTCCCGATCACGAACCGAGTGAAGTTCCTGTTGAAAAGAAGGAACCTTCAATTTGGCTTCAAGACGAACCTTTGCTTTGTAAATACGAAAAAAGAAAAGGTAAGCCCATAACAATTATAGAGGGATATAATGGTGCGGACCACGATTTTAAAATACTTTCAAAAGAAATAAAACAGTTGCTTAGTGTTGGTGGCAGTTTTAAAAATGAACAAATTATTATTCAAGGCGATTATCGCGATAAAATCATGAAATTTTTAAAGGATAAAGGATTTAAAGTG
- a CDS encoding isopenicillin N synthase family dioxygenase, producing MNNIPSVNLADFISDDPKRKQKFVDEIGAAYEDIGFVSLKNHFLSEQLVEELYKEIKAFFALSVETKEKYEIPGLGGQRGYVSFGKEHAKGKKEGDLKEFWHFGQEASDDTNLSEKYPDNVIVEELPDFNSTGMEAYRMLEKTGVYVLRALALYIGLDEFYFDHWAANGNSILRPIHYPPITEEPKGAMRAGAHGDINLITLLMGASAGGLQVLRKDGEWIDAIPNEDELVINVGDMLERLTNNKLRSTVHRVVNPPREQWGSPRYSIPFFMHPRSDMKLNCLAECIDDEHPKAYEDITAGQFLHQRLVEIGLIKK from the coding sequence ATGAATAATATACCCAGTGTAAATTTAGCCGATTTTATTTCTGATGATCCAAAAAGGAAGCAAAAGTTTGTTGATGAAATTGGCGCCGCCTACGAAGATATTGGTTTTGTGTCGCTTAAAAATCATTTTCTCAGTGAGCAATTGGTAGAAGAGTTGTACAAAGAAATAAAAGCTTTTTTTGCGCTCTCGGTTGAAACCAAAGAAAAATATGAAATTCCCGGTCTTGGAGGCCAACGCGGTTATGTGTCTTTTGGAAAGGAACATGCCAAGGGCAAAAAAGAAGGCGATTTAAAAGAATTTTGGCATTTCGGGCAAGAGGCATCAGATGATACCAATTTATCTGAAAAATATCCTGACAATGTAATAGTAGAGGAACTCCCGGACTTTAACAGTACGGGGATGGAGGCCTATAGAATGCTCGAAAAAACCGGAGTTTATGTACTACGTGCCTTGGCACTATATATAGGTTTAGACGAGTTTTATTTTGACCACTGGGCTGCAAATGGCAACAGTATTTTACGACCTATTCACTATCCGCCAATTACCGAAGAACCTAAAGGTGCCATGCGTGCTGGAGCGCACGGAGATATAAATCTTATTACCTTATTAATGGGGGCTTCTGCCGGCGGACTTCAAGTTTTGAGAAAGGATGGGGAATGGATAGATGCAATTCCGAACGAAGATGAACTGGTTATAAACGTTGGCGATATGCTAGAAAGACTCACGAACAATAAACTCCGATCTACTGTGCACCGCGTGGTAAATCCACCCCGCGAACAATGGGGCAGCCCGCGCTATTCCATTCCATTTTTTATGCACCCTCGTAGCGATATGAAATTAAACTGCTTAGCAGAATGTATAGACGATGAACATCCTAAAGCGTATGAAGATATAACCGCAGGCCAATTTTTGCACCAGCGATTGGTAGAGATAGGACTAATTAAAAAGTAA
- a CDS encoding alpha-ketoacid dehydrogenase subunit alpha/beta, with product MMKPDTSPQIFFDYNRKDLDDDTLLKLYRGMLKPRLIEEKMLILLRQGKVSKWFSGIGQEAISVGITAVLEKDEYILPMHRNLGVFTMRDIPLHRLFSQWQGKANGFTKGRDRSFHFGTQEFHIVGMISHLGPQFGVADGIALGNKLKENNKVCAVFTGEGGTSEGDIHEALNVASVWQLPVLFCVENNGYGLSTPTNEQYNCENIADRGIGYGMESHIIEGNNILEVYTRLKDLVESMRTNPRPILLEFKTFRMRGHEEASGTKYVPTNLIDEWGLRDPLTNFENYLLDEGVLSEVKIETFKTEFKNEIDKNLDIAFSEPAIEFNKTIELNDVYKPFEYQEITEKQNKENIRLIDAISQGLKQSMERHDNLIIMGQDVAEYGGVFKITEGFVEQFGKERVRNTPICESAIISTGMGLSINGFKAVVEMQFADFVTSGFNPIINYLAKSHYRWNENADVVVRMPCGAGVGAGPFHSQTNEAWFTHTPGLKVVYPAFPYDAKGLLATSIEDPNPVLFFEHKALYRSIRQDVPTDYFTLPLGKASLLKQGEALTIISYGAGVHWALETLEQQPEIKADLIDLRTLMPLDTEAIYKSVKKTGKVIILQEDSMFGSMASDISALIMENCFEYLDAPVKRVGSLETPIPFAANLEAGYLPKEKFKEILLDLLSY from the coding sequence ATGATGAAACCAGACACTTCCCCCCAAATTTTCTTCGATTATAATCGAAAAGACCTTGATGACGACACTTTACTAAAACTGTATCGCGGTATGTTGAAGCCTAGGCTAATAGAAGAAAAAATGCTTATACTTCTGCGCCAAGGAAAGGTTTCAAAATGGTTTAGCGGAATTGGGCAAGAGGCCATTTCAGTGGGGATAACAGCTGTTTTAGAAAAAGACGAGTACATTTTACCAATGCATCGAAATCTTGGTGTTTTTACAATGCGCGATATCCCGTTGCACCGACTGTTTTCGCAATGGCAAGGAAAAGCAAACGGTTTTACGAAAGGACGGGACAGAAGTTTTCACTTTGGAACGCAGGAATTTCATATCGTAGGAATGATTTCGCATTTAGGGCCCCAGTTTGGCGTGGCAGATGGAATAGCACTGGGAAACAAATTAAAAGAAAACAATAAAGTATGCGCCGTATTTACGGGGGAAGGAGGAACGAGTGAAGGCGATATTCACGAAGCTTTAAACGTGGCTTCGGTATGGCAATTACCGGTGCTCTTTTGTGTAGAAAACAATGGGTATGGTCTCTCAACGCCTACTAATGAGCAATACAACTGCGAAAATATTGCAGACCGCGGAATAGGCTATGGCATGGAATCCCATATTATTGAAGGAAATAATATCCTGGAAGTTTATACCAGATTAAAAGATTTGGTTGAGAGTATGCGTACCAATCCACGGCCTATTCTTTTGGAGTTTAAAACATTTAGAATGCGTGGCCATGAAGAGGCTAGTGGTACTAAATATGTACCAACTAACTTAATAGATGAATGGGGCTTGCGCGATCCGCTCACAAATTTCGAAAATTATTTGTTAGATGAAGGGGTGCTTTCCGAAGTAAAGATTGAAACTTTTAAAACCGAATTTAAAAACGAAATTGATAAAAACCTCGACATTGCATTTTCTGAACCAGCGATTGAATTTAACAAAACAATCGAATTAAATGATGTTTACAAACCTTTTGAATATCAGGAAATTACAGAAAAACAAAATAAAGAAAACATTCGATTAATCGATGCTATTTCCCAAGGATTAAAACAATCTATGGAGCGCCATGACAACCTTATAATTATGGGGCAGGATGTGGCAGAATACGGCGGGGTATTTAAAATTACAGAAGGTTTCGTGGAGCAATTTGGAAAAGAGCGCGTTCGTAATACACCAATTTGCGAATCGGCCATAATATCCACTGGAATGGGGCTTTCAATAAACGGATTTAAAGCCGTTGTAGAAATGCAGTTTGCAGATTTTGTTACTTCTGGTTTTAATCCTATAATTAATTATTTGGCAAAAAGTCATTACCGTTGGAACGAAAATGCCGATGTGGTAGTTCGTATGCCTTGCGGCGCTGGAGTAGGAGCGGGGCCATTTCACAGCCAAACCAACGAAGCTTGGTTTACGCATACTCCAGGCTTAAAAGTGGTTTACCCAGCCTTTCCGTATGACGCCAAAGGATTATTGGCTACAAGTATTGAGGATCCTAACCCGGTTCTGTTTTTTGAGCACAAAGCCTTGTATAGAAGTATTCGGCAGGATGTACCTACAGATTATTTTACCTTACCCCTCGGAAAAGCTTCACTTTTAAAACAAGGGGAAGCTTTAACTATAATATCATACGGAGCTGGGGTACATTGGGCTTTGGAAACGTTGGAGCAACAACCAGAAATTAAAGCAGACCTCATAGATTTACGTACACTAATGCCGCTAGATACAGAAGCTATATACAAATCTGTTAAAAAAACAGGGAAGGTAATTATACTTCAGGAAGACTCGATGTTTGGTAGTATGGCTTCAGATATATCGGCCTTAATTATGGAAAATTGCTTCGAGTATTTAGACGCTCCTGTTAAGCGAGTAGGCAGCTTGGAAACGCCTATTCCTTTTGCAGCAAATTTAGAAGCAGGCTATCTTCCTAAGGAAAAATTCAAAGAAATTCTACTGGATTTATTGTCTTACTAA
- a CDS encoding DUF1328 domain-containing protein: protein MLRWIVIFLVIAIIAAVFGFGGIAEGAADIAKIIFYIFIVLLVLSLLSRLFRR, encoded by the coding sequence ATGTTACGTTGGATCGTTATTTTTCTAGTCATTGCAATTATTGCAGCAGTTTTTGGATTTGGAGGCATCGCAGAAGGTGCAGCCGATATCGCAAAAATCATTTTTTACATTTTTATAGTGCTATTGGTACTTTCACTTCTATCTAGACTTTTTAGAAGATAG
- a CDS encoding lipocalin family protein, with amino-acid sequence MKKLLILAVIATTIFACGTPKTVQESRKVIKGYWSLDNISYDSSGTFNVTLFNDTSVECMEGSSWRFIPNNNTGNYTINNSNCPTGERNFIFTIQEIDPASGLYDFLLKPTNAKGKSETNAGYRLRLAQLGESSMRWEQTVSLDGKPFKINMNFSKIQE; translated from the coding sequence ATGAAAAAACTCCTCATTTTGGCTGTTATTGCAACCACAATATTCGCTTGCGGTACACCGAAAACCGTACAGGAATCTCGAAAAGTAATTAAAGGATATTGGTCCTTAGACAATATTTCGTACGACTCATCGGGTACGTTTAATGTAACCCTATTTAACGATACCTCTGTGGAGTGTATGGAAGGTAGCTCTTGGAGATTTATTCCAAATAACAATACCGGTAATTACACTATTAATAATTCTAACTGTCCTACAGGGGAACGTAATTTTATATTTACAATTCAAGAAATTGACCCTGCTTCCGGACTGTATGATTTTCTTTTAAAACCTACAAATGCCAAAGGAAAATCCGAAACCAATGCCGGGTATAGATTGCGTTTAGCTCAGCTAGGCGAATCCTCAATGCGTTGGGAACAAACGGTAAGTTTAGACGGCAAGCCTTTTAAAATTAATATGAACTTCTCTAAAATACAGGAATAA
- a CDS encoding OmpA family protein, with protein MKTFKNIITVALAFTFVVSLTSCEATRNANNKQKGAVIGAAGGAVLGAILGNNVGKGGNGEIGAVIGGVVGGTAGVLIGAKMDKQAQQIEQEIPGAQVERVDDGIVVTFDENSGVYFDTAKYNINANSQATLDKLANVLKEYKDTNVLVVGHTDSVGADEMNMTLSKNRAQSVTNYFVQTKGLSASRFTTNWYGETAPVADNSTAVGRAKNRRVNLAIVPNEKMKQEAQQEAGE; from the coding sequence ATGAAAACATTTAAAAATATTATAACAGTAGCCTTAGCTTTTACCTTTGTAGTAAGCTTAACAAGTTGCGAAGCCACTAGAAATGCTAATAACAAGCAAAAGGGCGCCGTGATTGGAGCCGCAGGTGGTGCCGTTTTGGGAGCCATACTTGGTAACAACGTTGGTAAAGGTGGTAATGGCGAAATTGGTGCCGTTATTGGCGGTGTAGTTGGAGGTACGGCTGGAGTACTTATCGGAGCCAAAATGGATAAGCAAGCGCAGCAAATTGAGCAAGAAATTCCAGGTGCTCAAGTAGAACGTGTTGACGATGGTATTGTAGTAACTTTTGACGAAAATAGTGGTGTTTATTTTGATACCGCGAAATACAATATTAATGCCAATTCACAAGCCACATTAGATAAATTGGCCAATGTTCTTAAAGAGTACAAAGACACCAATGTATTGGTGGTTGGGCATACTGATAGCGTAGGTGCAGATGAAATGAATATGACGCTTTCTAAAAACAGAGCCCAATCTGTTACTAATTACTTTGTTCAAACCAAAGGATTAAGCGCAAGTAGATTTACAACAAACTGGTATGGAGAAACCGCACCGGTAGCCGATAATTCTACTGCCGTAGGACGTGCCAAAAACCGTCGCGTAAACCTTGCTATTGTACCCAATGAAAAAATGAAGCAAGAAGCTCAACAGGAAGCTGGCGAGTAA
- a CDS encoding NAD(P)/FAD-dependent oxidoreductase codes for MAKMNKWDVIIIGGGLAGLTTALHLANNNCAVCLIEKNEYPNHKVCGEYVSNEILPYLKTLGVNPFSVGAKKISQFKITEVDGNSIAASLPLGGFGISRYTFDDLLYSAIKSKVQVLLDTVETVNFKENHFKITTKTKQILTADFVVGAYGKRSNLDSFLNRKFMRQSSPWLAVKAHYNYDFPEDTVALHNFNGGYCGLSKTESNAVNACYLTTFKSFKKYKNIDDFQKLEMSKNPCLHNFFTRATPLFKKPLTISQIAFHKKNPVENHIFMVGDSAGLIHPLCGNGMAMAIKSAKIFSEIFLKYYRKNNFNRRDIEIAYAKCWKREFESRLTAGRTIQRILMNPVASKIGFAAAKALPQLLPLIIKKTHGKTIT; via the coding sequence ATGGCTAAAATGAATAAATGGGACGTAATTATAATCGGTGGAGGACTTGCAGGCCTAACTACAGCACTTCACCTTGCCAATAATAATTGCGCTGTTTGCTTGATTGAAAAAAACGAATACCCAAATCATAAGGTTTGTGGCGAATATGTGAGCAACGAAATTTTGCCGTATTTAAAAACATTAGGCGTGAATCCGTTTTCCGTTGGCGCGAAAAAAATTTCACAGTTTAAAATTACGGAGGTTGATGGAAATTCCATTGCAGCTTCTTTACCTCTCGGTGGGTTTGGCATTAGCAGATATACGTTTGACGATCTGCTTTATTCGGCTATAAAAAGTAAAGTTCAAGTGCTGCTTGATACAGTTGAAACAGTTAATTTTAAAGAAAACCATTTCAAAATTACCACAAAAACAAAACAAATCTTAACAGCAGATTTCGTTGTAGGTGCCTATGGAAAACGTTCTAATCTCGATTCATTTTTAAATAGAAAATTTATGCGGCAAAGTTCGCCATGGCTGGCGGTGAAAGCGCATTACAATTATGATTTTCCGGAAGATACCGTGGCACTGCACAATTTTAACGGCGGCTATTGCGGCTTAAGCAAAACTGAAAGCAATGCTGTAAACGCCTGTTATTTAACAACTTTTAAATCGTTTAAAAAATATAAGAACATAGATGATTTTCAAAAATTGGAAATGTCGAAAAATCCGTGTTTACATAATTTTTTTACCCGTGCAACCCCACTGTTTAAAAAGCCTTTGACTATTAGCCAAATAGCATTTCACAAAAAGAATCCGGTTGAAAACCATATTTTTATGGTTGGCGATAGCGCTGGGCTTATCCATCCACTTTGCGGTAACGGAATGGCGATGGCAATAAAAAGTGCAAAAATTTTTTCTGAAATCTTTTTGAAATATTATCGAAAAAATAATTTCAATCGCCGTGATATTGAAATTGCATACGCCAAATGTTGGAAGCGCGAATTTGAAAGCAGACTTACCGCCGGAAGAACCATTCAACGAATTTTAATGAATCCAGTTGCTTCAAAAATAGGGTTTGCAGCAGCCAAGGCACTTCCGCAATTGCTGCCATTAATTATTAAAAAAACGCACGGAAAAACAATTACATGA
- a CDS encoding methyltransferase domain-containing protein, producing the protein MITFSNKYRSQQPEVMDSLDFRGPEMKDLLNDLKMVNKWLGGNKITIDALHILLRNRDKTAKITIVDLGCGDGTILRKCSDFGKKYNFNFDCIGLDFNENILQFAKQHSKNYTNIKYLKVDVFSEENLIPNCDIAMCTLFLHHFSNNKIEYLLKTLLNKAQIGLIVNDLHRSKQAFTLFKIASKVFLKTKTARHDGLVSVARGFKKEELKRISKNIPNQQSSIHWRWAYRYQWILKKEL; encoded by the coding sequence ATGATAACTTTCAGCAATAAATATAGATCGCAGCAACCAGAGGTAATGGATAGTCTCGATTTTAGAGGTCCCGAAATGAAGGATCTCTTAAACGATTTAAAAATGGTAAACAAGTGGTTGGGAGGCAACAAAATCACCATAGACGCCCTACATATATTATTGCGAAATCGTGACAAAACGGCAAAAATTACCATAGTAGATTTGGGTTGCGGCGATGGTACAATACTTCGAAAATGCTCCGATTTTGGCAAAAAGTACAACTTCAACTTTGACTGTATAGGTTTAGACTTTAACGAAAACATCCTCCAGTTTGCCAAACAGCACAGTAAAAATTATACAAATATAAAATATCTAAAAGTTGATGTTTTTTCAGAAGAAAATTTAATTCCAAATTGCGATATTGCAATGTGCACACTATTTCTGCACCATTTCAGCAACAATAAAATTGAATACCTCTTAAAAACCCTATTAAATAAAGCGCAAATTGGTTTAATAGTGAACGATTTGCACAGAAGTAAGCAGGCCTTTACACTGTTTAAAATAGCGAGTAAAGTGTTTTTAAAAACGAAAACAGCCCGACACGACGGCTTAGTTTCGGTTGCAAGAGGCTTTAAAAAGGAAGAATTAAAACGGATTTCAAAAAATATTCCAAACCAGCAAAGTAGTATTCACTGGCGATGGGCTTACCGCTATCAATGGATACTCAAAAAAGAACTATGA
- a CDS encoding type III polyketide synthase, with product MSVKIVKVAKQLPKYSRETAEIIPFVEQWMQHKDRRFQRKVIKIFEGANVDKRYSIMDPLEVFTNPSFEARNDIYIREITKLGKGCLEKALQKSDWQPTDIDFIVTVSCTGIMIPSVDAYLINELKMKQDIVRLPVTEMGCAAGISGIIYAKNFLKANPGKRAAVIALEAPTATFQLTDFSMANIVSAAIFGDGAACVLLSSKTEDSGPEILAEEMYHFYDATTLMGFKLVNTGLQMILDKEVPEKIAAHFPAIIHPFLEKHNLNIEAINHLIFHPGGRKIVETVADLFGKLGKDINDTKEVLRLYGNMSSATVLYVLERFMDKNLPAEDLGLMLSFGPGFSAQRVLLKF from the coding sequence ATGAGCGTAAAAATAGTAAAAGTTGCAAAACAACTACCTAAATACAGTCGGGAAACCGCAGAGATAATTCCGTTTGTAGAACAATGGATGCAGCATAAAGACAGGCGATTTCAAAGAAAAGTGATAAAAATTTTTGAAGGTGCAAACGTAGATAAACGCTATTCTATCATGGATCCGCTGGAAGTTTTTACCAACCCGAGTTTTGAAGCCCGAAACGATATTTATATTCGTGAAATTACGAAACTGGGAAAAGGCTGTTTAGAAAAAGCGTTACAAAAATCGGACTGGCAACCAACAGACATTGATTTTATAGTTACCGTAAGTTGCACGGGCATTATGATTCCTTCGGTAGATGCATATTTGATAAACGAACTTAAAATGAAACAAGATATAGTTCGTTTACCGGTTACAGAAATGGGGTGCGCGGCTGGAATATCCGGAATAATTTACGCAAAGAATTTTTTAAAGGCCAACCCCGGAAAACGGGCAGCCGTAATTGCTTTGGAAGCACCCACTGCCACCTTTCAACTCACAGATTTTTCAATGGCCAACATTGTAAGTGCCGCAATTTTTGGCGATGGCGCGGCCTGCGTGTTATTGTCCTCAAAAACAGAAGATAGCGGTCCAGAAATTCTTGCCGAAGAAATGTATCATTTTTACGACGCCACAACTTTAATGGGTTTTAAGCTGGTAAATACAGGCCTACAAATGATTTTAGACAAAGAAGTTCCCGAAAAAATAGCAGCGCATTTTCCTGCTATTATACATCCATTTTTGGAAAAGCACAATTTAAATATTGAAGCTATCAATCACCTAATTTTTCATCCCGGCGGACGGAAAATCGTAGAAACGGTGGCAGATTTATTTGGCAAATTGGGTAAAGACATAAACGATACCAAAGAGGTACTTCGTCTGTATGGCAATATGAGCAGTGCCACTGTACTCTATGTTTTAGAACGATTTATGGATAAAAACCTACCCGCGGAAGATTTGGGATTAATGCTCAGTTTTGGTCCAGGATTTTCGGCGCAACGCGTGTTGTTAAAATTTTAA
- a CDS encoding SDR family oxidoreductase, with protein sequence MSDFKGYWAIILGGSSGLGLASAKKLAAEGMNICIVHRDRKSNLPAFEKEVDTIKAHGVLVKTFNKDALNKQVREEICNEFPKHSVKVLLHSIAKGTLKTMHSQDDNILTKQDFEITIHAMAISWYEWVQTLLANNAFTPKARNLAFTSEGNIRVWPGYAAVSAAKSVLESLMRNMAVELAPLHITSNCIQAGTTDTPSFLAIPNSKKLAEMAKYRNPFNRLTNPNDVANAVLLMCKPEADWINGTVIKVDGGESLR encoded by the coding sequence ATGAGTGATTTTAAAGGCTATTGGGCAATAATTTTGGGCGGAAGTAGCGGTCTAGGTCTTGCCAGCGCCAAAAAATTAGCGGCAGAGGGAATGAATATTTGTATTGTACATCGCGATCGGAAAAGCAATTTACCCGCTTTTGAAAAGGAAGTCGATACCATAAAGGCGCACGGCGTTTTAGTAAAAACTTTTAACAAGGATGCCTTAAACAAGCAGGTGAGAGAAGAAATTTGTAATGAATTTCCAAAGCATAGCGTAAAAGTTCTATTGCACAGCATAGCCAAAGGCACTTTAAAAACAATGCATAGCCAGGACGACAATATACTCACAAAACAGGATTTTGAAATTACAATTCACGCTATGGCAATTAGCTGGTACGAGTGGGTACAAACATTATTGGCAAACAACGCCTTTACACCCAAAGCGCGAAACCTCGCTTTTACAAGTGAAGGAAATATACGCGTGTGGCCAGGATATGCGGCAGTTTCAGCAGCAAAATCGGTTTTGGAATCTTTAATGCGAAATATGGCCGTAGAATTGGCTCCTTTGCACATTACCAGCAATTGTATTCAAGCAGGAACTACCGATACACCTTCATTTTTGGCCATTCCAAATAGTAAAAAACTTGCCGAAATGGCAAAATATCGTAATCCATTTAACAGGCTTACGAACCCGAACGATGTAGCAAATGCGGTGCTTTTAATGTGTAAGCCAGAGGCAGATTGGATTAATGGCACCGTAATAAAAGTTGATGGTGGTGAAAGTTTAAGATAA
- a CDS encoding 3-hydroxyacyl-ACP dehydratase FabZ family protein: MKSEEIIAKLPYSEPFLFVNNIQSVSAEGICGTYFFGGNSYFYKGHFKNKPVTPGVILTECMAQIGLVCFGIFLFNENQISGHSNFALSNTQIDFFAPVFPEETVKVISEKIYFRFNKLKCNVKMLNSKNEIVAKGTISGMLLNETNLI, encoded by the coding sequence TTGAAATCTGAAGAAATAATAGCAAAACTACCGTATTCCGAGCCTTTTTTGTTTGTAAACAACATACAATCTGTTTCGGCCGAGGGTATATGCGGCACCTATTTTTTTGGTGGAAATTCCTACTTTTATAAAGGTCATTTTAAAAATAAGCCCGTTACCCCTGGGGTTATTTTAACCGAATGTATGGCGCAGATTGGCTTGGTTTGCTTTGGAATATTTCTTTTTAACGAAAATCAAATTTCGGGGCATTCTAATTTTGCACTCAGCAATACCCAAATAGATTTTTTCGCACCGGTATTTCCCGAAGAAACAGTAAAAGTAATTTCTGAAAAAATATATTTTAGGTTTAATAAATTAAAATGCAATGTAAAAATGCTGAATAGCAAAAATGAAATTGTGGCAAAAGGTACTATTAGCGGTATGCTTTTAAATGAAACAAACCTTATATGA
- a CDS encoding beta-ketoacyl-[acyl-carrier-protein] synthase family protein, with amino-acid sequence MKNRVVITGLGVVAPNGVGLTSFSEAIKSGASGITFFPELRDLNFSCQLGAKPSISEEKKREYFSELQLRNFNSSGILYGVIAGMDALKDAKITPANPEEDPLWDLGIIFGSGTSGVEKFREAINKIDAKNVRRLGSTSVAQTMTSGVSAYLGGLIGAGNMVTANSSACATGTEALLMGYEHIANGKAKYMLCGSTSDSGPYLWGGFDAMRVTTYKHNQEPNKVAGPMSSEASGFIPSSGAGAYLLESLTSAQERGATIYAEILGGAVNNGGQRIGGSMTAPNSVAVQKCIKDALQNAGVATDDIDYINGHLTATIKDPDEIKNWSLALNRRGAKFPYINSLKGMIGHCLAASGSIEIVSAILQLHEGFVFPNVNCKRIHPEIDALIASEKIPKQLQRVPLKIVAKASFGFGDVNACAIFKKI; translated from the coding sequence ATGAAAAATCGTGTGGTAATAACTGGTTTAGGGGTAGTAGCACCAAATGGAGTAGGGCTTACTTCTTTTTCCGAAGCCATCAAATCTGGGGCATCAGGCATTACTTTTTTTCCTGAGTTGCGCGATTTAAACTTTTCGTGTCAGCTGGGCGCTAAACCTTCTATTTCCGAAGAAAAAAAGAGAGAATACTTTTCAGAATTACAACTTCGTAACTTTAATAGCAGCGGTATTTTATATGGTGTAATTGCGGGTATGGACGCATTAAAAGATGCCAAAATTACACCCGCAAATCCTGAGGAAGATCCCCTATGGGATTTAGGGATAATCTTCGGAAGTGGCACCAGTGGAGTTGAAAAATTCCGGGAAGCCATTAATAAGATTGATGCTAAAAATGTTCGCCGTTTGGGAAGCACCTCGGTAGCGCAAACCATGACGAGCGGCGTGAGTGCGTATTTGGGTGGCCTCATTGGCGCGGGAAATATGGTAACCGCAAACTCATCGGCCTGCGCAACAGGTACCGAAGCGCTTTTAATGGGCTATGAACACATTGCAAATGGTAAGGCCAAATATATGCTTTGCGGTAGTACAAGCGATTCCGGCCCCTATCTTTGGGGTGGGTTTGACGCTATGCGTGTTACAACCTATAAACACAATCAGGAGCCAAATAAGGTCGCTGGTCCAATGAGCAGTGAGGCAAGCGGGTTTATTCCGAGCAGTGGCGCCGGTGCTTATTTACTAGAATCCTTAACAAGCGCGCAAGAAAGAGGAGCTACTATTTATGCCGAAATTTTAGGTGGAGCGGTAAATAACGGCGGACAAAGAATCGGGGGAAGTATGACGGCTCCTAACAGTGTAGCCGTTCAGAAATGTATTAAAGATGCCTTACAGAACGCAGGCGTAGCTACCGATGATATTGATTATATAAACGGGCATTTAACGGCGACTATTAAAGATCCCGACGAAATTAAAAATTGGAGTCTAGCCTTAAATAGGAGGGGAGCGAAGTTTCCGTATATAAATTCACTTAAAGGAATGATAGGCCATTGTTTGGCTGCCAGTGGAAGTATTGAGATTGTTTCGGCTATACTTCAGTTGCACGAAGGGTTTGTGTTTCCAAATGTGAATTGTAAAAGAATACATCCGGAGATTGACGCGTTAATTGCTTCCGAAAAAATTCCGAAGCAATTGCAAAGAGTGCCCCTAAAAATAGTTGCAAAAGCCAGTTTTGGGTTTGGTGATGTAAACGCTTGTGCTATCTTTAAGAAAATTTAA